From one Lineus longissimus chromosome 3, tnLinLong1.2, whole genome shotgun sequence genomic stretch:
- the LOC135485148 gene encoding barH-like 2 homeobox protein produces MSSFLIKDILARTFSPSTTDPDHRIAMKNEKLHISKEDDADDIFCGRDSDTERDMNTNNINNDGGPSNGSKVKKPRRRRTAFTHAQLQFLERKFRCQKYLSVADRADVAEGLNLTETQVKTWYQNRRTKWKRQTTASMRAEQLRNHICDEKDCPGAKRLSAEASSYCSRCMIGVGSTSPSPLIPRVYLRHMQMHVRGCPL; encoded by the exons ATGTCTTCGTTTCTGATAAAGGATATACTGGCTCGCACGTTCTCACCGTCAACTACCGACCCCG ATCACAGAATTGCGATGAAAAATGAAAAGCTACATATAAGTAAAGAAGATGACGCAGACGATATATTTTGCGGGAGAGACTCAGACACTGAAAGAGACATGAATACCAACAATATCAACAACGATGGTGGGCCGTCAAACGGCTCAAAGGTCAAGAAACCACGACGACGGCGGACAGCGTTCACACATGCGCAGCTACAGTTTTTGGAACGGAAATTCCGGTGTCAGAAGTACCTCTCGGTAGCAGACCGTGCTGATGTAGCAGAGGGTTTGAATTTGACGGAGACACAAGTGAAAACTTGGTATCAAAATAGACG AACAAAATGGAAGCGACAGACGACAGCGTCAATGCGAGCCGAGCAGCTGCGCAACCACATTTGTGACGAGAAAGACTGTCCCGGCGCCAAGAGACTCTCGGCCGAGGCTTCCTCCTACTGCAGTCGGTGCATGATCGGCGTCGGGAGCACCTCCCCATCACCTCTCATACCGAGAGTATATCTCAGGCATATGCAGATGCATGTGAGAGGCTGTCCTCTATAA